A stretch of Paenibacillus sp. URB8-2 DNA encodes these proteins:
- the recJ gene encoding single-stranded-DNA-specific exonuclease RecJ, with translation MLHSKTKWQSPVADPVQSRELARRLSVSPLVASLLVARGMSDPEEALSFIEGAVVEDHDPFLLKGMKEAVPRIKKALEEEEHILVYGDYDADGVSSTSLMIHLLRHLGASFDIYIPHRSNEGYGLHNHALDWALQQGVSLIITVDTGISACSQIAYANELGMDVVVTDHHEPPAVLPPAYALINPKLPGCPYPFKGLAGVGVAYKLAQALLDGQVPEEWLEIAAIGTVADLMPLLDENRAIVRRGLISMRQSKYPGIRALLDVSAVNVEKVGAVNVAFALAPRINASGRLDHAGRAVSLLTTEDPVEAERLAAELDMLNKERQMVVDRIVAEALVRLEERVKDGELPSIIVLAGEEWNVGVVGIVASKLLERYYRPVIILDIHPETGYCKGSARSIPGLDIYAALSSCADLMDHFGGHPAAAGMSLHRDNLDAFAAALEEFASGVLTEEHFVPVVTADGEYTLADLSLRAAEELELLAPFGMSNPLPKFIVRGAAVKETRTMGQGNRHLKLVLQQEGRTVEAVAFGKGELAELLPPGTGIDVLAELSVNEWNGSRKAQLMLQDLAVPQPQLFDFRGARDAAGRTQRLLDLLLPQTAARQDLAAVVVRKERLLEREQTEWQGMSFWVYDQYKGISPVDDLPAGGHLENPLSLLCLLDMPESPQQLDVLLKTFPEVQNIALLHSLRQERDRLLVPTRDHFKTLYKWLAVIAAKPISEQEVLLRLSRKSPMSLRMLKMMLDVFEELDFIMREQGQLSFVTRPAARDLASSSHFMYLSELAEMEQYFTEGSTAELQEWMESRRLGAS, from the coding sequence TTGCTTCATTCAAAAACCAAATGGCAATCTCCGGTAGCCGATCCCGTTCAATCCAGGGAATTGGCCCGGAGACTTTCTGTTTCTCCGCTCGTTGCATCCCTGCTTGTCGCGAGAGGGATGAGCGACCCGGAAGAAGCACTTAGCTTTATAGAAGGCGCAGTGGTAGAAGATCATGATCCATTCTTGCTGAAAGGGATGAAGGAGGCCGTCCCCCGCATCAAAAAGGCGCTGGAGGAAGAGGAGCATATCCTCGTCTACGGCGATTACGACGCTGACGGCGTATCCAGTACTTCGCTGATGATTCATCTTCTGCGGCACCTGGGCGCCTCCTTCGACATTTATATCCCCCACCGTTCCAATGAGGGCTACGGGCTGCATAACCACGCGCTCGATTGGGCGCTCCAGCAGGGCGTCTCGCTGATCATTACGGTGGATACTGGAATCAGCGCCTGCAGCCAAATCGCTTATGCGAATGAGCTTGGGATGGATGTTGTTGTTACGGATCATCACGAGCCTCCGGCTGTTCTGCCTCCCGCATATGCTCTGATCAATCCGAAGCTGCCTGGCTGCCCGTATCCTTTTAAGGGATTAGCCGGTGTAGGGGTCGCCTACAAGCTGGCTCAGGCGCTTCTGGATGGACAAGTCCCGGAAGAATGGCTGGAAATTGCAGCTATCGGAACGGTAGCCGACCTGATGCCCCTTCTTGACGAGAACCGAGCCATTGTGCGAAGGGGACTTATAAGTATGCGCCAATCAAAGTATCCCGGCATTCGGGCGCTTCTTGATGTGAGCGCCGTAAACGTGGAGAAGGTAGGCGCGGTCAATGTCGCTTTTGCGCTGGCGCCTCGCATTAATGCCAGCGGGCGCCTCGATCATGCCGGACGGGCGGTGTCTCTGCTGACCACAGAAGATCCCGTGGAGGCAGAGCGCCTTGCCGCAGAACTGGACATGCTGAATAAAGAACGGCAGATGGTCGTTGACCGGATTGTTGCCGAAGCGTTAGTCCGCTTGGAAGAAAGAGTTAAGGATGGAGAACTCCCAAGCATCATAGTTCTGGCGGGGGAAGAATGGAATGTCGGGGTAGTCGGCATTGTCGCTTCCAAGCTGCTCGAACGTTACTACCGGCCTGTGATTATACTGGACATCCATCCGGAAACGGGCTATTGCAAAGGCTCGGCCCGGTCCATTCCCGGCCTAGATATCTACGCGGCGCTTTCATCCTGCGCGGATCTCATGGATCACTTCGGCGGCCATCCGGCGGCGGCGGGCATGAGCCTGCACCGTGACAACCTGGACGCATTTGCCGCCGCGCTTGAGGAGTTCGCTTCCGGTGTTCTGACGGAGGAACACTTTGTGCCGGTGGTCACGGCGGACGGAGAATATACGCTCGCCGATTTATCGCTACGGGCCGCCGAGGAGCTGGAGCTGCTGGCTCCTTTCGGAATGAGCAATCCGCTACCGAAATTTATCGTTCGGGGAGCGGCAGTGAAAGAGACGCGTACTATGGGACAGGGCAATCGTCACCTGAAGCTGGTTCTGCAGCAGGAAGGCAGGACGGTCGAAGCCGTCGCTTTTGGCAAGGGAGAGCTGGCCGAGCTGCTGCCGCCAGGGACCGGCATTGATGTGCTTGCGGAATTGTCCGTCAACGAATGGAACGGGTCCCGAAAGGCGCAGCTTATGCTGCAAGATCTGGCGGTCCCACAGCCACAGCTGTTCGATTTCCGCGGTGCGCGGGATGCCGCAGGCAGGACACAACGTCTGCTCGATCTGCTGCTTCCGCAGACCGCCGCCAGGCAAGATCTTGCGGCGGTGGTGGTCCGCAAGGAACGTCTGCTCGAGCGGGAGCAGACGGAATGGCAAGGGATGTCCTTTTGGGTATATGATCAATATAAAGGAATTTCTCCTGTAGACGATCTGCCGGCGGGAGGACATTTGGAGAACCCATTATCCCTGCTATGCCTGCTGGATATGCCGGAGTCGCCGCAGCAGCTTGACGTGCTGCTTAAGACTTTTCCGGAGGTGCAGAACATCGCGCTGCTGCACTCGCTCCGCCAGGAGCGAGATCGTCTGCTCGTTCCAACAAGAGATCATTTCAAGACCCTATATAAATGGCTGGCCGTCATCGCCGCCAAGCCAATTTCAGAGCAGGAAGTCCTTCTGCGGCTGAGCCGGAAATCGCCGATGAGCCTGCGGATGCTGAAGATGATGCTGGACGTATTCGAAGAGCTTGATTTTATTATGAGGGAGCAGGGACAATTATCCTTTGTGACCCGGCCCGCAGCCCGCGACCTGGCTTCTTCAAGCCATTTCATGTACCTCAGTGAATTGGCGGAAATGGAGCAGTACTTCACGGAAGGGAGTACAGCCGAGCTTCAAGAATGGATGGAGTCGCGCAGACTCGGTGCATCCTAA
- a CDS encoding cation diffusion facilitator family transporter, with the protein MNEKYSSQNERVAWTGIAGDFTLALAKGVAGYYSGSKALIADALYSGADAAAKLAEILPWRSGGEGNRARKPDSRDGKNKNEPLLSVVFAVLILMGGLQIAFSAIRDLTSGDLNPSGELALLTICLSLLVKEAIFQYQYRTAQKIGNGSHAAYADNHRFSLYTSLTVLIGVATSMLGGYLNWHPLLYLDPIAALLAACLILRKGYLLILSTIYGKNSQELPHEDAANFIDTVQKVHGVIRVEHLKALEEGRYVNLQVTISVNPRISVMEAREIADCAKKLLQHRFVHVGHVHMDIVPYEPGYPYKTNYELTDSEMPTLLQ; encoded by the coding sequence ATGAATGAAAAGTATTCGTCTCAAAACGAGCGGGTGGCTTGGACGGGAATTGCCGGCGATTTCACGCTGGCTCTGGCCAAAGGAGTCGCAGGTTACTATTCGGGGAGCAAGGCTTTGATCGCCGATGCCTTATACTCGGGTGCGGATGCCGCGGCGAAGCTGGCCGAGATTCTTCCGTGGCGTAGCGGCGGAGAAGGCAACAGGGCGCGGAAACCGGATTCGCGGGATGGGAAGAATAAGAACGAGCCTTTATTATCCGTTGTATTTGCGGTGCTAATTTTAATGGGCGGTCTGCAAATCGCTTTTTCCGCAATCCGCGACTTGACGAGCGGAGACCTGAATCCTTCAGGAGAACTCGCGTTGTTGACGATCTGTCTGTCTCTGCTGGTGAAAGAAGCTATTTTTCAATATCAATACCGCACTGCCCAAAAAATCGGAAACGGAAGTCATGCCGCTTATGCCGATAATCATCGCTTCAGCCTGTATACTTCGCTGACCGTATTAATCGGCGTGGCGACGTCCATGCTCGGAGGCTATCTGAATTGGCATCCTCTCTTGTACCTGGACCCGATCGCCGCACTTCTTGCTGCTTGCCTTATTCTCCGCAAAGGATATTTGCTTATTCTCAGTACGATTTACGGCAAGAATAGCCAGGAGCTTCCGCATGAAGATGCCGCAAATTTTATCGATACCGTTCAAAAAGTTCATGGAGTCATTCGCGTGGAACATTTAAAGGCGCTTGAGGAAGGCCGATATGTCAATCTTCAGGTCACGATCAGCGTCAATCCGCGAATCAGCGTGATGGAAGCGCGCGAAATCGCAGATTGCGCCAAAAAGCTGCTGCAGCACCGTTTCGTCCATGTCGGCCACGTTCATATGGATATCGTGCCTTACGAACCCGGTTATCCTTACAAAACCAATTATGAGCTGACGGACAGTGAAATGCCGACGCTGCTGCAATAG
- the secF gene encoding protein translocase subunit SecF, which yields MRFKKELDYVHLSKYFYIFSITLTILGIIFLAIFNLNYSVDFKAGSNVDVSLSKNLTVDQIRTAVANIGTDHEPNITPGTQRMTIRYDGVLTSEQDAALKSAISKLDDKASFEVNTVDTEMAKELARNAIYAVLISCLGIIVYVSIRFEWRFAIAAIVALIHDAFMVVAVFSIFRLEVDLTFIVAVLTIIGYSINDTIVIFDRIRENLRFGKQRTYDDLKVLVNKSISQTIMRSLYTAFTVFIAAFFLLVLGGESIKMFSLAMVIGLLFGAYSSIFIASPLWLLLKKNQKVKPKSKPAKA from the coding sequence GTGCGCTTTAAGAAAGAGCTCGATTACGTCCACTTGAGCAAATATTTTTACATTTTTTCCATCACGCTCACGATTCTCGGGATTATTTTCCTGGCGATATTCAATCTGAATTACAGCGTCGATTTCAAAGCCGGCTCCAACGTTGACGTTTCTCTTTCCAAGAATTTGACGGTGGACCAAATCCGTACGGCTGTCGCTAACATAGGAACAGATCATGAACCGAATATTACACCCGGAACGCAGCGCATGACCATCCGCTATGACGGAGTACTGACGAGTGAGCAGGATGCTGCGCTGAAGAGCGCCATTTCCAAGCTTGACGACAAGGCATCATTTGAAGTCAACACCGTCGATACTGAAATGGCAAAAGAACTCGCCCGCAACGCGATTTATGCGGTTCTCATTTCCTGCCTGGGCATTATCGTGTACGTAAGCATCCGTTTTGAATGGCGCTTTGCGATAGCTGCGATCGTTGCATTGATCCATGATGCGTTCATGGTCGTTGCCGTATTCTCCATTTTCAGACTGGAAGTGGATCTGACATTCATTGTCGCTGTGCTGACGATTATCGGTTATTCAATCAACGATACGATCGTTATTTTTGACCGGATTCGCGAAAATCTGCGCTTCGGCAAGCAAAGGACCTACGACGATCTGAAAGTTCTCGTCAACAAGAGTATCTCTCAGACTATCATGCGTTCTCTTTACACCGCCTTTACCGTATTCATCGCCGCATTCTTCCTGTTGGTGCTTGGCGGCGAGTCGATCAAAATGTTCTCTCTGGCCATGGTTATCGGTCTGTTGTTCGGTGCATATTCCTCGATCTTCATCGCAAGTCCGCTGTGGCTGCTGCTGAAGAAGAACCAGAAGGTTAAGCCCAAGAGCAAGCCTGCCAAAGCGTAA
- the secD gene encoding protein translocase subunit SecD: MKRLLSFIITVLVLAAVMAVSTPGLLDRVRLGLDLKGGFEILYQAQPSEQGKEITRASLLQTAASLEKRANVLGTSEPEVTTEGTDRIRLKIAGVTNEAEVREKMKEPAVLTFRSAAPGDAEGTYSKIELVGSDFVENAATIGRDSLNQIEISIKVKDKQKFAEITKRLLGQHLAIYLDDTKLSDPQVRAELTEGTASISGNYTIEEARNLADTINLGALPLKLTEKYSQSVGATLGKQSLDQTVKAGLIGSVFILLFMIGMYRVPGLIASFALILHTWLLILVFVFADFTLTLPGVAAFILGIGMAVDANIITNERIREEMRSGKSIMSSVKAGSKSSFRTVMDSNVTTIIVAAVMFAFGTGSVKGFALVLIVEILLSIFTNLYFARWLLNMLVKAGKLSKPKQFGVKESEISAL; this comes from the coding sequence ATGAAAAGACTTCTGAGCTTCATCATTACCGTGCTCGTCTTAGCGGCCGTTATGGCGGTATCGACTCCCGGGCTGCTTGACAGAGTACGGCTGGGTCTTGATTTGAAGGGCGGCTTCGAAATTTTATACCAAGCCCAGCCTTCCGAGCAAGGCAAGGAAATAACCCGGGCTTCTTTGCTGCAGACCGCTGCCAGCCTTGAGAAACGGGCCAACGTACTAGGAACGAGCGAACCGGAGGTTACCACCGAAGGAACGGATCGTATCCGTCTGAAAATCGCCGGTGTCACCAATGAAGCTGAGGTTCGTGAAAAGATGAAGGAGCCGGCAGTTCTTACCTTCCGCAGCGCCGCGCCTGGCGACGCCGAAGGAACGTACAGCAAAATCGAGCTGGTAGGCAGCGATTTCGTTGAGAACGCCGCGACCATCGGCCGCGACAGCCTGAATCAGATCGAAATCAGCATCAAGGTTAAAGATAAACAGAAATTTGCGGAAATTACGAAGCGTCTGCTCGGTCAGCATCTGGCCATCTACCTGGATGATACTAAGCTTTCCGATCCGCAAGTAAGAGCGGAGCTTACGGAAGGAACCGCATCGATTTCGGGGAATTATACAATCGAGGAAGCCCGGAATTTGGCCGATACGATCAATCTCGGAGCCCTGCCGCTGAAGCTGACGGAGAAATACTCCCAGAGCGTAGGCGCAACCTTGGGCAAGCAGTCCCTGGATCAGACGGTTAAAGCCGGCCTGATTGGTTCAGTGTTTATTCTGCTCTTTATGATCGGTATGTACCGTGTTCCTGGCCTTATCGCCAGCTTTGCCTTGATTCTGCATACATGGCTGCTTATTCTGGTCTTCGTATTTGCCGATTTTACCTTGACGCTTCCGGGCGTGGCGGCATTCATACTCGGGATCGGGATGGCGGTTGACGCCAACATTATTACAAATGAACGAATTCGGGAAGAAATGCGGAGCGGTAAGAGCATCATGTCCTCCGTCAAGGCAGGCAGCAAGTCCTCCTTCCGTACTGTTATGGACTCGAACGTCACCACGATTATCGTCGCGGCCGTCATGTTCGCTTTCGGTACAGGCTCGGTAAAAGGCTTCGCGCTCGTGCTGATTGTAGAAATTCTGCTCAGCATATTTACGAACCTTTATTTCGCCCGTTGGCTGCTTAATATGCTGGTTAAGGCCGGCAAGCTGAGCAAGCCAAAGCAATTCGGGGTAAAGGAGAGTGAAATCAGTGCGCTTTAA
- a CDS encoding post-transcriptional regulator, whose translation MESERKDQELLDKEFEAMCLSKAEEFRLLGYEYVIAQDIWECVSRNYAKEGTPPLHRIVNDIYSLKVTTYMNYLTISMYKGLK comes from the coding sequence GTGGAATCGGAGCGTAAGGATCAAGAACTGCTGGACAAGGAGTTCGAAGCCATGTGTCTCAGCAAAGCGGAGGAATTTCGGCTTCTCGGCTATGAATATGTTATCGCCCAAGATATTTGGGAATGTGTCAGCCGGAATTATGCCAAGGAAGGAACGCCGCCGCTCCACAGAATCGTGAATGACATCTATTCCCTGAAAGTAACCACCTATATGAATTATTTGACCATTTCCATGTACAAGGGACTAAAGTGA
- the spoVB gene encoding stage V sporulation protein B yields MILLSAGIVNRMLGFIPRIILPRVIGAEGVGLYQLGYPFFLVLVTVITGGIPLAVAKMVAEAESKGHPERSRRILHTALGLSISLGILFTGIALAGASWVSNVILTDSRVYYTFIAMIPMLTIVAVSAVYRGYFQGLQNMIPSALSSVLETVTRIFFMLWFSWQLLPKGIAFAAAGAMLGVTAGEITGMLVLLIQYYSALKKDKPEPDQQNDKPVEATKQDPALGSAGRNGGILRRLLGISVPVTAGRLVGSFSYLLESIITARSLAMAGIATSMATAQYGSLQGMVIPLLLLPGALTTALAVSLVPSLSEASARRDLKAIHKRIHQALRLAMVTGAPFAVLMYVLAVPLCTLLYGSSDTAPMLQMMAPFALFLYVQAPLQAVLQAMDRPGTALINTLIGATVKILLILSLASRPEYGINGALIAIIANSILVTLLHGYSVVKLISLRLKLNDLLKTGAAMTIMGAGVKYVYTHISIAEAQWMQFLFASALGMALYLGISLLTGLFSRRDLERIPLIGRWL; encoded by the coding sequence ATGATTCTGCTCTCGGCTGGTATTGTTAACCGGATGCTGGGCTTCATTCCGCGCATTATCCTGCCGCGTGTAATTGGAGCCGAGGGTGTCGGCTTGTATCAGCTGGGCTATCCTTTCTTTTTAGTGCTCGTTACGGTCATTACCGGTGGGATTCCGCTGGCCGTCGCCAAAATGGTGGCGGAAGCCGAAAGCAAGGGACATCCGGAGCGGTCGCGACGCATCCTGCATACGGCTCTGGGGCTTAGCATCTCGCTGGGCATTCTGTTTACGGGAATCGCCCTTGCCGGCGCATCCTGGGTATCCAACGTTATTTTAACAGACAGCCGTGTATATTATACGTTCATCGCCATGATTCCAATGCTCACCATTGTCGCAGTTTCCGCCGTATACCGGGGTTATTTTCAAGGTCTGCAAAATATGATTCCCTCCGCGCTGTCTTCTGTGTTGGAGACGGTAACGCGAATTTTCTTCATGCTGTGGTTCTCTTGGCAGCTGCTGCCAAAAGGGATCGCCTTCGCCGCAGCCGGAGCCATGCTGGGAGTTACCGCGGGTGAAATTACAGGGATGCTGGTGCTGCTTATCCAGTACTATTCCGCCTTAAAAAAGGACAAACCGGAGCCTGACCAGCAGAACGACAAACCGGTTGAAGCGACAAAACAAGACCCCGCCCTAGGGAGCGCCGGCCGAAATGGCGGAATATTGAGACGTCTGCTTGGCATTTCCGTCCCCGTAACCGCCGGAAGGCTCGTCGGCTCGTTTTCCTATTTGCTGGAATCGATTATCACTGCGCGGAGCCTTGCCATGGCAGGGATTGCCACTTCAATGGCAACTGCTCAATACGGTTCACTTCAGGGTATGGTAATCCCGCTGCTCTTATTGCCGGGCGCGCTTACCACCGCGCTTGCCGTCTCGCTGGTGCCTTCACTGTCCGAAGCGTCGGCCCGCCGCGATCTCAAGGCGATTCATAAACGGATTCATCAGGCCCTGCGCCTGGCCATGGTCACAGGCGCCCCGTTCGCCGTGCTTATGTATGTGCTTGCCGTCCCTTTATGTACCCTGCTGTACGGCAGTTCAGACACTGCTCCCATGCTGCAAATGATGGCGCCGTTCGCCCTGTTTCTGTACGTTCAAGCTCCGCTTCAGGCTGTCCTTCAGGCGATGGACCGCCCTGGAACGGCATTGATCAATACATTGATCGGCGCGACTGTAAAAATTCTGCTGATCCTTTCGCTCGCCTCAAGACCGGAATACGGAATCAACGGCGCTCTGATCGCTATTATTGCCAACAGCATCCTGGTCACATTGCTGCACGGTTACAGCGTCGTCAAATTGATCTCCCTTCGCTTGAAGCTGAACGACCTGCTCAAGACTGGAGCGGCGATGACGATCATGGGCGCCGGCGTAAAATATGTATACACCCACATATCGATAGCCGAGGCCCAGTGGATGCAGTTTTTGTTCGCGTCCGCTCTCGGCATGGCGCTGTATCTGGGGATTTCCCTGTTAACCGGACTATTTTCCCGCCGCGACCTTGAACGAATTCCGCTTATCGGCCGATGGCTGTAG
- a CDS encoding DUF421 domain-containing protein, whose translation MFRHITAHIFMTLLMYLFIFLSLRIMGKREIGKLSVFDLTISILIAEIAVFAIEDIERPLYDGIVPIVTLVLTQVVLAHFSLKSRKLRLLIDGKPSILISDGKIQRKEMRKQRYNIDDLLLQLRGQNITSLADVEFAILEPTGQLTVIEKDNDISSSNRSGNSSSGKIISDSEASVNEFPKDKIRYEGLPVPLIMDGKVQDDNLEMIGKTRFWLRNQIRQQGVSDFRDVFLCSIDHKGKLYVDHNRSK comes from the coding sequence ATGTTCCGGCATATCACCGCACATATCTTTATGACCTTGCTGATGTATCTCTTCATTTTCCTGAGCTTGCGCATCATGGGGAAAAGGGAGATTGGGAAGCTGTCGGTGTTCGACCTTACGATTTCAATTCTGATCGCCGAAATTGCCGTATTCGCAATCGAAGATATTGAGCGTCCGTTGTATGACGGAATCGTGCCGATAGTGACGCTTGTTCTGACGCAGGTGGTGCTTGCCCATTTCAGCCTGAAAAGCCGTAAGCTGCGGCTGCTGATTGACGGTAAACCGAGCATTCTGATATCGGACGGCAAAATTCAGCGTAAGGAAATGCGTAAACAAAGATATAATATTGACGATCTGCTGCTGCAGCTGAGAGGACAAAATATTACCAGCTTGGCAGATGTCGAGTTCGCGATATTGGAGCCTACCGGACAGCTGACCGTAATTGAGAAAGACAATGACATTTCTTCCTCCAACCGTTCAGGGAACAGCAGTTCAGGCAAAATCATTTCAGACAGCGAAGCGTCCGTCAATGAGTTCCCTAAAGACAAAATCCGGTATGAGGGACTGCCGGTACCGCTGATTATGGACGGCAAGGTACAGGATGATAATCTGGAGATGATTGGGAAAACGCGTTTTTGGCTAAGAAATCAGATTCGGCAACAAGGCGTCTCCGATTTTCGTGACGTATTTCTTTGTTCCATCGACCACAAAGGCAAGCTTTATGTGGATCATAACCGCTCCAAATAG
- a CDS encoding TIGR04086 family membrane protein — protein MDLLRKLFSLKIGNPVLSGLCRAFLWMLMGAFILSLLLWGSGLSEHDLSLYTYVVHGLAIALGGWTAGKRAISRGWYQGCLTGAFYGVIVLIIGFLALDSPLKAPDLLWIAAAAFIGALGGMFGVNFQKV, from the coding sequence ATGGATTTGCTCCGGAAACTGTTCTCGCTGAAAATAGGGAATCCCGTGCTGTCGGGCCTGTGCCGCGCTTTTTTGTGGATGCTGATGGGAGCTTTCATTCTTTCGCTGCTGCTTTGGGGAAGCGGGCTGAGCGAACATGATCTCTCGCTGTATACCTATGTTGTACATGGACTGGCTATTGCCCTCGGAGGCTGGACGGCAGGCAAAAGAGCCATCAGCAGGGGATGGTATCAAGGCTGCCTTACAGGCGCTTTTTATGGAGTCATTGTGCTGATCATCGGTTTCTTGGCTTTGGACAGCCCTCTGAAAGCGCCTGATCTGCTGTGGATTGCGGCTGCAGCGTTCATCGGCGCGCTTGGAGGAATGTTCGGGGTCAATTTCCAGAAAGTATAA
- a CDS encoding phosphatase PAP2 family protein: MLYQSMNTVSGFTVVIVFLLIGLVTRRNPFMALVYLAKEMLRSYKLVLLIAGMSGVLALNKYELQIEKKLHLTSDFTGFVFGLEGHFVQAVQHLFYTPWLTPIIVFFYIFMLQSVLAASLGVYLMDNNRLMLYATCYAVILNYAIAIPFYLYFPVNEVWSYAPAGVRFVMLDVFPRFEQEYRALSGLNNCFPSLHTSISLTSALLAFRSGNRRWMTVAGVSAAFIIFGIFYLGIHWFTDMIGGTLLAVLSSSLSVKLAKLTLRGGEAALRVGSEATPLQ; the protein is encoded by the coding sequence TTGCTTTACCAATCTATGAATACTGTTTCAGGGTTTACCGTAGTGATTGTCTTTCTGCTGATCGGCCTTGTCACCCGCCGAAATCCGTTTATGGCACTGGTTTACCTCGCCAAAGAAATGCTGCGATCCTATAAACTCGTGCTTCTGATCGCCGGCATGTCCGGTGTGCTGGCCCTTAACAAGTATGAGCTGCAAATTGAGAAAAAACTGCATCTCACCTCCGATTTCACCGGCTTTGTGTTCGGTCTCGAAGGACATTTCGTTCAGGCAGTACAGCATCTCTTCTACACTCCGTGGCTGACTCCGATTATCGTGTTCTTTTACATTTTTATGCTGCAATCGGTGCTTGCCGCTTCGCTTGGAGTGTATCTGATGGACAATAACCGTCTGATGCTCTACGCGACCTGTTACGCCGTTATTCTAAATTACGCAATTGCCATTCCCTTCTATCTTTATTTTCCGGTAAATGAGGTTTGGTCCTATGCACCCGCAGGGGTCCGGTTCGTGATGCTGGATGTATTTCCGAGATTTGAGCAGGAGTACCGGGCGTTGTCCGGACTGAATAATTGCTTTCCCAGCCTCCATACCTCCATTTCCCTGACATCGGCGCTGCTGGCTTTCAGGTCGGGCAACAGGCGCTGGATGACAGTCGCGGGCGTTTCGGCCGCCTTCATTATTTTCGGTATTTTCTATCTGGGCATCCACTGGTTTACCGATATGATCGGCGGTACACTTCTTGCCGTGCTTTCTTCCTCGCTCAGCGTTAAACTCGCCAAGCTTACGCTTCGCGGCGGTGAGGCTGCTCTGCGGGTCGGCAGTGAAGCTACCCCTTTGCAATAG
- the yajC gene encoding preprotein translocase subunit YajC, with translation MFQYAAGAGSQSSSILGLVGPFVLMFIVFYFLLIRPQQKKTKTRNSMLKALKKGDKVVTIGGLHGTIMEISDDIVVLRVNDVTKLTFDRGSISHSVATTEADSKQ, from the coding sequence ATGTTTCAGTACGCTGCAGGTGCAGGATCCCAATCCTCAAGCATTTTAGGGCTTGTTGGGCCGTTTGTCTTGATGTTTATCGTGTTCTACTTCCTGCTGATCCGTCCTCAACAGAAGAAGACCAAGACGCGCAATTCGATGTTAAAGGCATTGAAAAAGGGTGACAAGGTCGTTACGATCGGCGGCCTTCACGGCACGATTATGGAGATTTCGGACGATATCGTGGTTCTCCGGGTGAATGATGTAACAAAATTGACCTTTGACCGTGGTTCGATCAGCCATTCCGTAGCAACAACGGAAGCGGATTCAAAGCAATAG